The Neisseria subflava genomic interval GAATTAGTGGAAGCACGACGCGGATAACCGTCGGCATAGCCGCAGGCAATCAAACCGACACGGGTAGATTTGCTGGTGTAGAACGTTGCGCCGTAGCCAATCGGAGAATGCGGTTGCAACACACGCTCGCCGAAAACGCGGGAAGTCAGACGCATAACTGGTTTCAAACGCTCATCCACGCCGCCGAAAGGCGAAATACCATATAAGGCCAGACCGGCACGTCCCCAATCGCGCCGCGCTTCAGGCACGTTCAAAATCGCGGCGGAATTGGCCAAGCTCTCTTCGCCTTCCAAACCTTCACATGCCAAATCAAACGCTTCAAGCTGCATTTCGGTCATGCCGTTTTCCGGCTCGTCCGCGCAGGCAAAATGGCTGAATTTCACAATGTTTTCAACCGATTCGGATTGTTTCAATGCAGTATAGGCCGCAGCATAGTTATGCGGAAAGAAACCGGCACGGTGCATACCCGAGTCCATTTTCAGCCATACGGTTGTCGGACGTTGCCACTCATGATGCATAAACGCCTCCAGCTGCCATTGGCTGCCGATTGCCGGCCACAAATCATAACGGTCAACATCCGCATACTCCGCAGCCTCAAATACACCTTCCAACAAAACAATCGGATTTTTAATGCCGTTTTGACGCAACTCCACGCCTTCATCTACCGTTGCCACCGCAAAGCCGTCGGCAATATCCGCCAACGCGTGTGCACATCTGACCGCACCATGCCCGTAAGCATCGGCCTTAATCACAGCCAGCAATTTATTGCCGTGCAACTCTTTGAGAAAACGATAATTTTGACGTAAATTATCCAAACGGATTTGCGCATTGAGCGGACGCATAATGTATTCCTCTTATCGGCATTCCGTTTCAGACGGCCTGCCCTATTACTTTGAAGTAAATATTATAGGTCAAAAACTACACAGGATTCCATGAAATACACAAGAATAATCTATTCATAATTTAGACCTCATGCGCACTTTTAGGCATTTATGCTTCTTCTCAGGCTGTTTTAAGGTTATGATTCAATCCAAATGAAAACGACAGACATCAAGGCCATGAAAGAACTCGACAAAACCGACTTAAAAATTCTCAAGCTCCTACAACAAAACGCACGTATCCCCATGACCGAATTGGCTGAAAAAGTCGGCCTCTCCACCACACCGGTAACCGAACGCGTCCGCCGCTTGGAACGCGACAACCTTATTACCGGCTATCACGCCCATCTGAATCCCCATGCTCTAGGTCAAAGCCTTTTGGTCTTTGTCGAGCTGAAACTGCGCTCCAAATCCGGCAATATTTTTGAAGACTTCAAACGCGAAGTGCTGAAGATTCCGCAAATTCTAGAATGCCACTTGGTCTCCGGCGAATACGACTACCTTATCAAAGTCCGTCTGCCCAATATGTCCGCCTATCGCGATATGCTCGGCAATATCCTGCTGCAACTGCCGGCCGCGTCCGAAAGTCGCAGCTATGTTGTCATGGAAGAAGTCAAAGAAGAAGTAGTATTAGACATCTAATTCTATTCAACAAATAAAGGCCGTCTGAAAGATTACAACATTCAGACGGCCTTTATTTTAAATAGGCAAAAAAAATGCACACATTCGACAGAATGCGTGCCAAGTCTACAAAGGAGAAATAGAGGAGAAACTATTAACTGACTACTCGAACCAGCTAACGAAACGAATTATGCAACAAGATATTCAACCGCGCAAGTATTTTTCTTGTAAAGTTTCTTAATTGTTCGATTTACAAATTTTAAATGTAATCATATTTCAATACAGATAAAAAAATGCGCATACCGTTTCGATATGCGCCAAGTCTACAAAGGAGAAATAGAGGAGAAAAATCAAGCTGCATCAAGCAACTCAACGGCGCGAATTATCCTAGCCTTCTACCCGCCTGTCAACCGTTTTCCTATCTATTTTCAAGTATTTTGCTAAAAAACAACAAATCCGCTACTCCCCTCTTTTTCTTGCTATTTTCACCCATATATAAAAGGAATTTAGGGCCGTCTGAAACATATATTGCCACTAAAGATAAACGGCTCCATACTCACACATTCATCGTCCATATCAACCCAAGCCAAAGACCATGACCACCCCACTTTCCCTTGCCGTTGTCGGCCATACCAACACAGGCAAAACCTCGCTCTTACGTACGCTTTTGCGCGACAGTACCTTCGGCGAAGTAAAAAACGCGCCATCCACCACGCGCCATGTCGAAGAAGCCCTTATCAACGACGGCGACGACAGCTTGGTTTACCTCTACGACACCCCCGGCCTTGAAGATGCCGGCGGCGTGTTGGACTGGCTGGAAACCCATACATCCGCACGCGATGACGGCATTGAGCGCATCCAGCAGTTCCTCAGCAATCATGAGGCGCATCACGAGTTCAACCAAGAAGCCAAAGTGCTGCGCCAAGTCATGCAAAGCGATATGGCCATTTACGTTATCGATGCGCGGGAACCCGTCCTCGACAAATACAAAGACGAGCTAACCATTTTGTCTTGGTCCGCCAAGCCCATCATGCCCGTGTTCAACTTCACCCAAAATCAAGACCTGACCGCTTGGACCAATATGCTCGCCCGCAGAAATCTGCATGTTTACGCCGGTTTCGATACCGTTGCGTTCGACTTTGAAGGCGAAATCCGATTGTGGGAAAACCTTGCCACCATGTTACCTAAGCGCGACATCCTCGACCGCCTCATCAATATGCGCCGTCGCGAGTGGCAACGGCTGGATACGGAAGCGCGCCGTGAAATTGCCGATTTTCTGCTGGATGTCGCCGCATTCACCCAAGAAATTGCCGAAAACGACGACCCTGCCCCGACTTTGGAAGTCATGCAATCGGAAATCCGCCAACTTGAGCGGCAAATGCAACAACGCCTATTCACACTTTACCGCTTCTATCACGACGAAGTCGGCAGCGACAGCACATGGATGCCCA includes:
- a CDS encoding winged helix-turn-helix transcriptional regulator; the encoded protein is MKELDKTDLKILKLLQQNARIPMTELAEKVGLSTTPVTERVRRLERDNLITGYHAHLNPHALGQSLLVFVELKLRSKSGNIFEDFKREVLKIPQILECHLVSGEYDYLIKVRLPNMSAYRDMLGNILLQLPAASESRSYVVMEEVKEEVVLDI
- a CDS encoding GTPase/DUF3482 domain-containing protein, which produces MTTPLSLAVVGHTNTGKTSLLRTLLRDSTFGEVKNAPSTTRHVEEALINDGDDSLVYLYDTPGLEDAGGVLDWLETHTSARDDGIERIQQFLSNHEAHHEFNQEAKVLRQVMQSDMAIYVIDAREPVLDKYKDELTILSWSAKPIMPVFNFTQNQDLTAWTNMLARRNLHVYAGFDTVAFDFEGEIRLWENLATMLPKRDILDRLINMRRREWQRLDTEARREIADFLLDVAAFTQEIAENDDPAPTLEVMQSEIRQLERQMQQRLFTLYRFYHDEVGSDSTWMPKAFKQDPFDSELLKHYGIRTGTGATAGALIGLGLDIATLGGSLGLGTAIGGLLGGILPNAQDITDKINGRQTLHTDPETLTLLAARALDLLHILQTRGHAAQSHIELKERKAPWNAAKLPSELNKARSNRKWSSLNTHQPEASRNERAAYVATLSEKLKA
- the alr gene encoding alanine racemase — its product is MRPLNAQIRLDNLRQNYRFLKELHGNKLLAVIKADAYGHGAVRCAHALADIADGFAVATVDEGVELRQNGIKNPIVLLEGVFEAAEYADVDRYDLWPAIGSQWQLEAFMHHEWQRPTTVWLKMDSGMHRAGFFPHNYAAAYTALKQSESVENIVKFSHFACADEPENGMTEMQLEAFDLACEGLEGEESLANSAAILNVPEARRDWGRAGLALYGISPFGGVDERLKPVMRLTSRVFGERVLQPHSPIGYGATFYTSKSTRVGLIACGYADGYPRRASTNSPVAVDGKRSRIIGRVSMDMITVELEASKEGLGAEVELWGDVININEVSEIAGMIPYEILCNIKRAKFTYIE